The following nucleotide sequence is from bacterium.
CTCGTCGGCGAGCGGCAGCGGCGGTGCGAGCGGCGGGGAGTCCGGGAAGCCGGTGATGGCGACCATCCCGCTCATGGCCTCGGCCACCGTGCCGAAGCCGGGCCGGTGCCGGTAGGGCCCCGTCTGTCCGAATCCCGACACGCGCAGGACAACCAGGTTCGGGTTGACGGCGTGGAGCCGGTCGGGCCCGAGGTGCCACCGCTCGAGGGTGCCCGGCCGGAAATTCTCCACGAGCACGTCGGCCCGCCGCGCGAGCGCGAGCAGCAGCTCCTGCCCGCGCGGCCGGCTGAGATCGAGCGTGATCGACTTCTTGTTGCGGGACATGATCTTCCACCAGATGGACTGTCCCGCGACGAACGGGCCCCACGACCGCAGCGGATCGCCGCCCCGGGGGTGCTCGACCTTGACCACGCCGGCGCCGAAGTCCGCGAGCATGGACGTCACGGTCCCTCCGGAGACGATCGTGGAGAGATCGAGGACGGTGAGATCGGTTAGCGGGCCGGCGGGTACTGACATGGCACCAAAGGGATTCCGCGCGTGCGCGAGCGCACCCCTGCCGCAAAGCGGCGTTACTCCACCGGCGTGCGGAGAATCGCCTCCCGGCCCGCGCGCGCCGCCTCACCCAGCGGCGAGTCCGGGATGTCCTCGATCTGCATCAAAATCTCCGCGGCCTGCCAGGCGAGCCGCTGGAGATCGCCCTCGGCGACGCCGAAGGCGCGCGTGACCTCGCCCCAGGGACGTCCCGACGCCCAAGCGCCGGCCGCTCCGGCGCGCCAGAGGGCCGCCGGCGACTCGTGTCCTTCCCCGACGAAATCGGCCGCGAGCGGATCGAGCGGCAGACCGGCGGCGTCGAGATCTTCGTTGAGCCGCGCGACGATTCGCCGGATCGCCACGAGCCCCCCGCGCGCGGCCGGGGGGACCGCGGGGGCGGGCGCGCGTCGGTCTGCATACCCCGCGGGCGCCCGCCGGCCGGCGTGGCGGCGGAGCATCGGCGTCCGGCCCACGGCGGGGGGCCGCTCCGTGCCCAGTGCCCCGCCGATCGCCGCCAGCGCCACCGGATCCTCCGGAAGCACGCCGGCACGCAGCGCCTCGGTCAGGACGATCATGCGGGGGTGGCGGATGCGCGCCGCGAGCCGGCCCCACGCCGTCGGCCGCCAGTCCGCATCGACGTAGCCGCGGTCGCGCAGCAGGGCGGCCCGCCGGCGAAACGGGTCGACTTCGCGGTCGGCGAGTGCTCCGAGGTCCCGCCGCAGCGCCTGCCGCTCGCGCTCCACGGCCCGAATCTCCGGGAGGCTCGCGAGACATTGTTCCGTCACGCGGCAGCCCGCGCACGGCATGGCGACGACTTCCCGTCCGAGCCGCGTCACCTCGGCGGTGGCCTCGGGGCCGTGCCGCGCGCGCCGGAGACGGCGCAGCAGATCGTCGAAGCGGTGGCGTGTGGCGAGGCGATCCCCGCACGGACGCGCGGTCAGCGGGTCCCGCGGCAGCGCGGCGAGCCGCCCCCGCACGTCCGCGGCCTCGGGCGCCCGCGCGTACGCCGCAAACGATCGCCGCACGAGCGCCTCCGCGTCTGCGAGACTGGTCCGCGCCAGCAGGCTCAGGACCTGGGAATCGCTCGGAGTGAAGGCGGACCGGATCGGCTCGGGGGCGGCGCCCGACAGCGCGAGGCCCTCGTCCGCGTCGCCCGGGTCCGGCGCGACGATCACCGTGATCCCGAGGGTATCCCGGCCGCGCCGCCCCGCGCGGCCCGTCATCTGATGGAACTCCGTCGCCGTGAGCGCCTCCGGGCCGGCCGGACCGTGGCGGTGCAGCGTGGAGAGGACGACGGTGCGCGCCGGGACGTCGAGGCCGGCGGCCAGCGTCGTCGTCGCGGAGACGAACCGCACAAGACCCGCTTCGAGCAGCTCCTCCACGCACATCCGCCAGCCGGTCAGGTGTCCCGCATGGTGGGCGGCGACGCCCGCCCGGCGGAGGCCGGGGAGCAGCGGATGGCCGGCGAGCTGCGGCACGCGATGCACCCAGTCCGCGAGGCGCCGGGCGCGCTCCGGTTCGCCCGGCGCGATCCGGCCGGCCAGCCTACGCGCCGCGTCGTCGCACTCGCGGCGGCTCGGAAAGAACAGGATCGCGGGCGTGAGCCGGTGGCGGACGAGTCCCTCCGCGATCGTCGAGAGCCACAGGGGGTGGCGGTGCCGGGTCCGGATGCGGGCCGGATCCGGCGGATGCAGCCGGCCGTCTCCGTCGGCGAACAGGTATTCGAGGGGGACCGGCCGCTCCTCCAGCGTGATGACCTCCGGCCGGCGGCCGCGCACGGCCGCCATCCAGTCGGCCAGCTGGCCGGCATTGGGGATCGTCGCCGAGAGCAGCAACAGGCGCGTCGCGGGTGCCGCAAGCAGGAGGATCTCTTCCCACGCCGTGCCACGCTCGGGATCGGCGAGGTAGTGCGCTTCGTCGAGGACGACGACGTCCGGCCCGGCCCCGTCGCGTGCCTCGCCGTACAACGCGTTGCGGAGAATTTCCGTCGTTCCCACGACGACCGGGGCGCGTGCGTTCAGGCGGCGCTCTCCGGTGAGGAGACCCACCCGCTCCTCGCCGTACATGGCCTGGAAGCGGCGAAACTTTTGATTGGACAGCGCTTTGAGGGGGGTCGTGTACCAGACGCGCGGGGCGCCGGCCTTGGTACCCGGGGCCGGTCCCTCAAGCAGCCGCGCGATTTCCTGTTCCGCGATCCACGTCTTGCCGCTGCCCGTCGGGGCCGAGACGAGCACGTCTCCGGATCCCAGCGCGTCGAGCGCGGCCTCCTGAAACGGCGCCGGAGCGAACGGCGCCGGGGCCGGCTCGCCCAGATCGCGGAGGATATCGGCGACGCTTCTCACGATCGGGTGTTCGGCACAGGAGGGCGAAATCGCCGCGTCGAAGCGCCGGCAGGCAGCGTCATCGCACCCGCGTCATCGCGGGACATCCGCAAGAAGCGGGTCGTGTTCGAGAGGATACCGTGGCCAGGCAGAGCAGTGG
It contains:
- a CDS encoding DEAD/DEAH box helicase, with translation MRSVADILRDLGEPAPAPFAPAPFQEAALDALGSGDVLVSAPTGSGKTWIAEQEIARLLEGPAPGTKAGAPRVWYTTPLKALSNQKFRRFQAMYGEERVGLLTGERRLNARAPVVVGTTEILRNALYGEARDGAGPDVVVLDEAHYLADPERGTAWEEILLLAAPATRLLLLSATIPNAGQLADWMAAVRGRRPEVITLEERPVPLEYLFADGDGRLHPPDPARIRTRHRHPLWLSTIAEGLVRHRLTPAILFFPSRRECDDAARRLAGRIAPGEPERARRLADWVHRVPQLAGHPLLPGLRRAGVAAHHAGHLTGWRMCVEELLEAGLVRFVSATTTLAAGLDVPARTVVLSTLHRHGPAGPEALTATEFHQMTGRAGRRGRDTLGITVIVAPDPGDADEGLALSGAAPEPIRSAFTPSDSQVLSLLARTSLADAEALVRRSFAAYARAPEAADVRGRLAALPRDPLTARPCGDRLATRHRFDDLLRRLRRARHGPEATAEVTRLGREVVAMPCAGCRVTEQCLASLPEIRAVERERQALRRDLGALADREVDPFRRRAALLRDRGYVDADWRPTAWGRLAARIRHPRMIVLTEALRAGVLPEDPVALAAIGGALGTERPPAVGRTPMLRRHAGRRAPAGYADRRAPAPAVPPAARGGLVAIRRIVARLNEDLDAAGLPLDPLAADFVGEGHESPAALWRAGAAGAWASGRPWGEVTRAFGVAEGDLQRLAWQAAEILMQIEDIPDSPLGEAARAGREAILRTPVE